The sequence TAGGCAATACGGAGAGCACGTACAATTTCGAGAATCCAAATCCGGCCGCTAGCAGCAGACCGCTAAACATTCCAACAAGCAAGCCAGTGATAGCCCCTCCCAAGATGGCAGGAAAGTTCTCCATCAACACATTGCGCTGCTTATATAAAGGATAGGCTAACGATACAACTGCAGGCCCGAGCAAGTGATTAATCCATTGGCCGCCAATCATATAGGTATCATACGAGATATGAAAATAGAGGAGCAGCCCAACCACTACAACAGTTGCGGTAAGTGCGGGTATAAGTACAGGAATACGAAAACGCCTGTAGATCCCAGACATGATCAAATAAATAGTTACATTAAGTAGAACGATTCCGACTGCGATAAAAAACATTATAATTCCTTCCCCTTCTCTTTTATACTGCTGCGGCCGCTTCTACTGCTCCATCCTTCCAGCCACTGACTGGAATGCGCCGCTGTTACCATCGTCAATACCGTGCTAACAATGAGGATAAGAATCAATAATAAACCTCTGCCATCAAAAATATCTAAATGGTTCACAATCCCGGCAGTCGCCGGAATAAAAAATAGCGGAAGATATGATAATACTGCAATTGACCCATTCTCGATCCATTTCACAGGCACAATTCGAAAGAGTAGTAAAATAAATAATAATATTAGTCCAACAATACTCCCCGACACTGGGAGATGCAGTAGCCTTTGCAGATAGTCGCCCACCATATAAAACAGATATAATAGCGCGACTTGGACAATGATGACCAAGATTTTCATGTGACAGAATCCCTTCAGTATGAAATTAATATAACCTACTTAAAAGCTGTACTCTACTAGCGTAACAGAATTTTCATGAAAATTTCAATTTTTTCCAAAAATTAATATCCGTTTTCAATTTCAATTTCATATTCTTCTTTTATGTTAGGCGAATATAAATGCCTGTCTTGTCATCTGATATTTTGAATCGGGGGTACTGAATACATTCAGTATCCGCTCTCTCCAATTGCAGCAGCCATTCTGCATATTGTTCAAGACTCTTTTCAGTAACATAACGAACAAGCGAGTTCACCAGATCTTCCTCCGTATTCCCCACTTCTCCTGGATAGAAGAGCCCGTCTGTCACTAGCAGCAGGCTGTGCAGCTTAATCAGATTTATTCTGCCATATTCAAAAAAGGGCTCCGCCTCTGCCATTCCATTAATAATGGAATACCCTTCTGGTGTGTTCATCTTTTGCTTATTGGCTGCGATTACCGGCTTGACCATTTCCCATAATAATTCTTTGGTAAGCACTCCTGTCGCAATGCCTTCCTCCCAGATTCGTTTGGACTGCAGGTCGATTGCTGCCACATGATCACGGGTTAGACTACGGATGGAGCCATCTTCATACATGGCATAAATCATGCAATCGCCAACCTGAATGAATTCAATATAGGTATCCGTTATCCGAATAAGGGCTGCGCCTGCTGTCCATAGTTCATCTTTCGAATGCAGATTAATACCGCAGCGTTCCATCTCCTGCCCAAGCCTGCTGTTCGCTTCCTTCAATAGTGTGTCCAACCCATTAAACTCGGTAGAAGTCAGTTGCTCAGCATATTGTTTAATCAGTTGAGACGCCAGTCTTCCACCCGTCTCCTTGCTCGTCCCACGGTAAGGAACTAGTGAAGTAGCACCGTCCACTACACCATATATTTTTAAGTCATGATTAAGAATAACCGCGTCCTCGTTCCACTCGCCTGTACCCTGAACCGAAATCCAATCTATATCTGCACCCATATCCATCATGCTCCTATCTCTCTATTCATTTTTCGATTCTCCAACATAAAAGGCAAGACGGAGTCCATTCCCGCCCTGCCTTCTATGTGTTGTGTTTACACCCACTGAACCACTTGATCCGCTGTTTGCCGTGTTTTATTAAGAGGCTCATGCAGACGATACCCGAAAGCCACCATACAAGCGATCCCAAAATGCTCAGCATCCATGATTCTTTCTTCTACCAGAACTCGCTCAATCTCCGCCTTGTCAAAGCCCTCCATCGGGCAAGAATCAATGCCGATCTGCGCGGCGGCGGTCATCATATTACCGAGAGCTAGATAGGTCTGCCGACAGCCCCATTCGAACATGGCCCGTTCGTTCTCCTGCAGCCGGAAACCCGTCTTCAAGAACGCATCATAAACTTTTCCTTTTCCCTCTACACCCTCTGGAGGCAATTGCTGAACATTCTCCATCATCCCTTGGATATAGTCAGAGTCAGCAAGCATGTCTTTAGGTAATCTTGCGAGAATGAGCACAAAATGACTAGCGGTCGGAAGCTGTTTGTTGGCTCCTCTCGCATACGGACGCAGTTTCTCACGAATCTCCGGGCTTTGCACAACCACAAATCGCCAGGGCTCAAAGCCGAAGGAGCTTGGTGACAGGCGTCCGGTCTCCAGAATAAATTGGAAGTCGATATCACTGATTTTTTTGTTGCTGTCAAATTCTTTAGTAGCATGTCTGAATTGGAAAGCAGACAGAATTTCATGCTGGATTGAGGATAAACTTCCCATGATTCGTACTCCCTTTCTTGGCGCATATCAGATTTGACTGTTTGCCGATCACATGCTTAATATTAGAGCAAATTTGCTGAATTTAAAAGTATGTACTAGTACGCTGATTCCAATTATTAAGCTTATGGAGGACTGGCGTGAAGTGTACAAAATAAAGGGGCTATCCCAGAAGCCATGAAATGGCTGCTTGGGACACCCCTTGTTTTTGAAGTCGGATAAACGATTGTGCTTGTGAGGACGCTTTTGCGAAGTGACCGTTGCTCCAAAGACTGACTCATAAGTGAAAAATATCTTCTTTTAGGACAGCCCCTTAGAAGGAGTAACTGACAGCATGTTGTAAGCTAACGCTGGACCGTTATTTTTGTCCGTTGAAGAATACTTCTGACTTCTCTTTATGCTCATCTGTTACCTGACCCGATAACGCTCTAATGCCCGCGGCAATAACAGCAGCATCATCTGTAAAGCCCAAGCCAATCAGCACATCAGGTATGGCATCCACAGGGGAAATAAAATAGGCTAGTGCACCGAAGGCAATGCCTTTGGCCCATAAGGGTGTTTTGGCATCAACTGCACAATAATACATAGCGATAGCATCTTTGGTGAAGGGGATTTTACCGACAACTCTCTTTGTTTTGGACCAAAAGTTTGTTGTGACGAGTTCTTCATTAGCTTTGTTGTATTCGAAATTCCCCACTGCAAGTTCCATAGTGTTCTTGTCCTCGTTATGCTTCATTAGGGAAGGCCTCCAGATAATTTCATATGAAATGGATGAGAACCATTATACCCTATATTACACGCCCTACATGATTTGACGCTAGCGATGGATTCCAATAATTTCATATCCTCTATCTCTTGAACAAAACCTCCTGTTCATAGTGCTTCACTTCCGTTAACCAGCCTTCCCTGAGGGGAACGCCTTGCTTGGCGCAATAATAATCCCATACAGCTCCAAACGGGTAGGATTTGAATTCCTCTACCAATGCCAGCCGTGAAGTATAATCTCCATCCAATTCGATTTGCTTCAGCTTGGCAAGTGGCTCCAACATGGCTCTGAGCAGTGCTTTTAGC comes from Paenibacillus sp. 19GGS1-52 and encodes:
- a CDS encoding LrgB family protein, with the protein product MFFIAVGIVLLNVTIYLIMSGIYRRFRIPVLIPALTATVVVVGLLLYFHISYDTYMIGGQWINHLLGPAVVSLAYPLYKQRNVLMENFPAILGGAITGLLVGMFSGLLLAAGFGFSKLYVLSVLPKSITTPVAIQISSSLGGDSSLTSVFVMVAGFTGAIAGPYLIKLFRIKSEVGIGIGMGTASHALGTAKALEYGERSVSMSSVAMTVCAIVGSIIGPLVAWIMYQ
- a CDS encoding CidA/LrgA family holin-like protein, with translation MKILVIIVQVALLYLFYMVGDYLQRLLHLPVSGSIVGLILLFILLLFRIVPVKWIENGSIAVLSYLPLFFIPATAGIVNHLDIFDGRGLLLILILIVSTVLTMVTAAHSSQWLEGWSSRSGRSSIKEKGKEL
- a CDS encoding protein phosphatase 2C domain-containing protein, encoding MGADIDWISVQGTGEWNEDAVILNHDLKIYGVVDGATSLVPYRGTSKETGGRLASQLIKQYAEQLTSTEFNGLDTLLKEANSRLGQEMERCGINLHSKDELWTAGAALIRITDTYIEFIQVGDCMIYAMYEDGSIRSLTRDHVAAIDLQSKRIWEEGIATGVLTKELLWEMVKPVIAANKQKMNTPEGYSIINGMAEAEPFFEYGRINLIKLHSLLLVTDGLFYPGEVGNTEEDLVNSLVRYVTEKSLEQYAEWLLQLERADTECIQYPRFKISDDKTGIYIRLT
- a CDS encoding NAD(P)H-dependent oxidoreductase gives rise to the protein MGSLSSIQHEILSAFQFRHATKEFDSNKKISDIDFQFILETGRLSPSSFGFEPWRFVVVQSPEIREKLRPYARGANKQLPTASHFVLILARLPKDMLADSDYIQGMMENVQQLPPEGVEGKGKVYDAFLKTGFRLQENERAMFEWGCRQTYLALGNMMTAAAQIGIDSCPMEGFDKAEIERVLVEERIMDAEHFGIACMVAFGYRLHEPLNKTRQTADQVVQWV
- a CDS encoding YkvA family protein, encoding MKHNEDKNTMELAVGNFEYNKANEELVTTNFWSKTKRVVGKIPFTKDAIAMYYCAVDAKTPLWAKGIAFGALAYFISPVDAIPDVLIGLGFTDDAAVIAAGIRALSGQVTDEHKEKSEVFFNGQK